The Pithys albifrons albifrons isolate INPA30051 chromosome 1, PitAlb_v1, whole genome shotgun sequence genome contains the following window.
ATAACAATCCGGGATAAGTAGGTTTTCCACGTGTCCTCTGAAAAGTTTTCAAAGCACGTCCTTTGTTGAGTATTGTTACGTTGATTTGTGGACTGGAAAAAGCTTGCTGGTGTGCTGCCTGCTAACACAGTTACCCACACTGCAACACAGACAATTTTTGCATTCCTCTTGGTTCGCAGGGTCTTAGATCGGAAGGGGTGTACAATAGCTAAAAAGCGATCTACGCTTATGCaagtcagaaataaaatgctCCCATACATATTTGTATAAAAGAGGGTGACAGAAATCTTGCAAAGGATGTCTCCAAATGGCCAGTTTCTGGTTACAAAGTAATAAATCCTGAAGGGTAATGTAAACACAAAAAGCAGGTCTGATATGGCTAAATTAAGCATGTAAGTTGTAGTTTCATTTCGCACTTTTAAGGTACAAGTGAAAATGTAGATCGCCACACAGTTTGCTATGAGGCCGAGAACAAACACCATGCTAAAGATACACCCATACAAAGTATATTTAAAGGAGTCCTCAGTGGAACAATTAGAGCTTACCATTATAATGGTATGTTTAAAATTCCTGTGATTTGGAGGCTTCTCTGGTATTTTTATTGCAACTTTTTGAAATTCCAGAAGAACTCGCAGATCAGATGTATCTGAACGGTGTGCTTTGGCAAGTTTGTTGTGCTGTGAAGCTTCAGGGAGGCAAGGCAAGCTCTGTGGCAGGGGAGTGCATCCCCAGCACAAATCAGCAGGAGGTCACTCTTCCCTTCCGAGGGCTATTTGTAATCACATAGCCAGTCTGCGAAAGCCAGAAAACACATCATTTGTGGCAGATGAGGTCACCTCAAAGCTTGCTTAGTTCCATTTCGTGCCTCGATTCAGTGAAGCCATTGTAGGGCTTTTATGCCTCGCTCTTGGCTGCAGATGGTGACGGCGAAGCCTTGTCCATCCGAATTTGCTGGGAGCGTGTGCTTCAGAAAACCATTTCCTGGACTCCGCAAAGTGTCGGCTCTTGCATTTCTCCCTGAGCCTACTTTCTGTACAACGAGTTTGTCGGCTCACTGGCTGGCCCCATGGGGCgggaagcagaggcagaagggAGCTGCTTGCCAGGGCAGAAACCGAATTCCAGAGCGTGTTTGTTCCTGTAGCCCACAGCCCTCGGCAGCTCTCGCCAGCCCAGCGCCTTctggagaggagagcagagcgCTCAGGCAATTTGTAGCATGACATCACAGGAAGAAGAGGTGGGCGCTCCAGAGGTTTCAGTTTAGTTTGCCTTCGCCGTGGCTGATAatgtctctgctctgccttgcagGCGTGCAAATGGtcaccagcagtgctgcagctgcctcttaACTCTTTCTGTGCTCCCTCAAATATCCTTTGTCAGTGTTGCCAGGGCCCAAAAATCTTTCTTCAGTTGTGAGAAGACTTTGCAGTGCCCGAATAAACCTCACACCTTAGAgttcctgtttttctttggaGATAGTAGAATTGTGGGATTTTATATAGTATTGAATTAACATTAAATTTTTTGTTACATACCTTTGCTTGTAATAGAGAACACATTCATCACCAGGAGTCAGCTGAATAGTTCTATGTAAATTCCCTCAAAACCAGCCTGAGGAGGGACAAAGTAACGTTTTAGATAATAATAACTGAAAGAGAGAAGGTGCTCTTGGATATTCCCAGGACTGAGATGTGTTGTAGTGAGTGGAAGGAGAAGTTTTTAACTTGTTCCAAATTAGAAAGCGCACCACAAGCTTTATTTCTAACCAGAAATGtggttctttaaaaaaaaaaccaccaaaaatcccccaaacaaacaaacactttaggggttttttttaaacgTTGTGatgcagaaaacattttcttcaataTGTAAGCACAGAATTAATACACCAAAATgcatgctgtgctgtgcagttgTTTCTGGCATTTTAAAGGGGCCGGTTATCACATATGCACAAAATGCTCCCATTAGTCACTGAtcagtgaaatgaaaacatGTTGTAACTAATTATATTGTTaagtaaatatataaaaaccAGCAGCTCTTACTGCCTGTAGCGGCAGATATGAAATAAATCTCAGTTTAGACAGGCTCATTTATTTAACAGCAGCTTGGATAGACTCACTTCTGGCATCAAAAGCAGTCTGTTTCTAAGTCTTGGAGTAACAAATCTCTTCATATCTGGCTGGGTGGCATGGTTTGTTTGAACTAGATTTTAATCAGTTGTACCTAAGCAAGGCTCTGGGCAAAACCTTTCTAGTCTTCTGTGAAGGCAAGTAAATGTAGTGCTTCACAAGATTTTGGCATAGTTTCTTAATGTAAACTATGTCAGACAAAATTCAGAAACATGCAAAAGTGGGTCttgcttattttatttcaagttttcTTTACAGTTTTCTGTGAAACATTTTCACCTTGATTTTGAGTTGAAATCAAGCAGTTTAACTTCAATAGGCCATAAACACAAGAAGCCTTCTGACTAGTTTTGAAATTCATGCTCAGTCAGAAAGCATAGTGCATCTTGCACTTGTAAGTCAGccagaaatgaaaatgtgagCTTAGCAGAGTCTCTCATGTGTTCAATTTAACTTGCACCTTAGCATATAGTTGCCTTACCTGACTTAGTTCACTAAATCAGTCATCACACACtaaattttgtttcagttcCTGGCAACCTTGCATGGTGAAAGAGGTTTTCCTGCAAAAGTTCTGCATCAGGCCATGGAAGCTCTGAGCTCAGTTTTACTGCTCTGACTTTGCACAGGAAAACTGCGTGGGGCAAGCTTAGTTACCGGAATGAAAATccctgaaatacagaaatttggTGTCATAGGTCAAAGCCTCATGCAATAGTTCACGTTTAGAAAGAGAAACTAATGGAAATGAGTATGTCTCTCATCAATCAGTACTTAATTTGGCATTTGGGCGAAGGTGT
Protein-coding sequences here:
- the LPAR6 gene encoding lysophosphatidic acid receptor 6 → MVSSNCSTEDSFKYTLYGCIFSMVFVLGLIANCVAIYIFTCTLKVRNETTTYMLNLAISDLLFVFTLPFRIYYFVTRNWPFGDILCKISVTLFYTNMYGSILFLTCISVDRFLAIVHPFRSKTLRTKRNAKIVCVAVWVTVLAGSTPASFFQSTNQRNNTQQRTCFENFSEDTWKTYLSRIVIFIETVGFFIPLILNVTCSTMVLRTLNKPLTLSRNKLSKKKVLKMIFVHLVIFCFCFVPYNVTLILYSLMRTQTLVNCSVVTAVRTMYPITLCIAVSNCCFDPIVYYFTSDTIQNSIKKNRSTRTQDVRFSERPVSESFIQHSLQTIKMKIFDSDSTI